Part of the Sulfurimonas denitrificans DSM 1251 genome is shown below.
AAAGCAAAGCACCTAAAATGAGCGACATCAAGTCAAAAAGCAAAACAGAGAGTCAAGTTGTAAAAGAGAAAGAGACCAAACAAGCTGATGATGTTTTTCATGACCTCTTTGACAACATAGAAACTTTTCACATTAAAGAGTAGCGTATGAATATTGAACTAACAGAAGAAACAAAAAAAATACTTGACAGCTCTGATGAAGAGAGAATCAAATATATCAACGAAGAGTATTGGATTGACTATCCTATCGCTCAAAATATCTTAGAAAAGATGGAAGATATTTACAATTTCGGCTATGGCAAGACCAGATATATCAGCATCTTGCTTGTGGGTGGAAGCAACAACGGAAAGACATCTCTGCTCAAACAGTTTTTGGAGAAGCATCCGCCCTACGATTACAATATCGATGGCGAACAGCCTGATTGGATCACAGATGACTTCTTTGATAAATACACCGGTATTGGCAGACCTGTTTTATATGTCATCTCACCAACAGAACCAAGCGAGAGCAGACTCTACAGTATTATCTTGGAGCAATTGAATATACCCTATAAAACACGTGACTCCTTGGATGTAAAAGCTAAACTCGTAGAGTATTACCTCAAAGCTCTTAATGTCAGAGTCCTTATCATCGATGA
Proteins encoded:
- a CDS encoding TniB family NTP-binding protein, which encodes MNIELTEETKKILDSSDEERIKYINEEYWIDYPIAQNILEKMEDIYNFGYGKTRYISILLVGGSNNGKTSLLKQFLEKHPPYDYNIDGEQPDWITDDFFDKYTGIGRPVLYVISPTEPSESRLYSIILEQLNIPYKTRDSLDVKAKLVEYYLKALNVRVLIIDEIHNILNGSPARQKQIMSAIRDLSSKLTMPVILAGVKEALRAVNTEDQISSRYRPEYLTKWKMDKDYISLLATTISKLPLKKQSTIINKDDAQEILELCNGYIGEIVNLIKAAAVYAIKTGSERVTINEIKECGFNTLQNIHKTMNLKDI